A genomic stretch from Candidatus Limnocylindrales bacterium includes:
- a CDS encoding discoidin domain-containing protein — MIRKTWGAAAAALVCCSLFSSTAAYALTAQQGACISQVNQRAQAVADQLGQGIERCWAKIADGTLNDQTIAQCRSNDDTRMKLATDATRAAETGNCTDPLPDFGYVDADTANGAAVGQALQLNSDMFGRSLDDALVLAADDAAAASCQQRIARGWRYLLDRKLGEFNRCVATLIKSGGPEDEEAMEACWDVVATDERKQTAKNLRRIQNDLSKRCAGENLAELFPGVCAAASDLVACVDERTSCRACLTMNEADGLTRDCDQFDDGRSNRSCQGAGTPIGTTTTTTSTTSTTLAVCGNGILEGNEECDGSECCAGDCTFSNPGTSCSDDGNVCTNNVCDGQGSCIAQNNEAPCNDQLFCNGTDTCSNGACTVHTGDPCTGGGECSDTCNEVTDTCNLPLGTACTDDGNVCTDDVCDGSGSCSHPNAANGLSCSDGQFCNGEEVCTNGTCASPGNPCAGGGECADTCNEELNTCNEPAGTACTDDGNGCTDNKCDGNGRCAPINNTATCDDGLFCTTGDVCLAGRCVGQTPTCAANGECNNVCNELADNCFLPANLPCSDDGNVCTNDVCNGSGSCTHPNNTAPCNDGQYCNGADTCSGGSCSAHAGNPCASGGECADSCNESTDSCFDAANTACSSDGNVCTNDVCNGSGACVHNNNTASCDDGLYCNGTDTCGGGTCNHSGNPCPGADGDGNCAETCNEGADSCTAPDPAGSACADDGNVCTDNVCNGAGSCVANNNTRSCDDGLYCTLASRCSNGTCQGMGDPCAGNGECADFCDETNNVCADPAGTACTDDGNVCTNDQCNGSGVCAHPNNTAPCDDGLFCNGADTCSGGSCSVHGTDPCSTGPECNNTCNEAGDSCVTPAGTACSSDGNVCTLDQCNGSGTCAHPAGNAGTECRAASGVCDVAETCTGSSATCPADGVKSSGTTNVATGGTASQSSTDAGGVASRAIDGNTSGQWGDGSTTHTASSLQPWWQVDLGSSRGIDDVVVWNRTDCCGTRLHDFYVFVSDSAFASNDVATTIGQAGVSAFFFRGTLSGASATIPVGRSGRYVRIQISGSNSGEVLSLAEVQIFAGNLCRAGEGECAIPEFCDGSAKTCPTDTTVASGTTCNSDGNECTIDQCNGSGTCNHNANTGATCTDDGNGCTNDVCSSGGVCTHPNNTAPCNDGLFCNGTDTCSGGGCNAHSGNPCNGGQCGDLCQESIDSCNDPAGTGCDDGLFCNINETCNGSGSCSGGSARNCDDGNPCTSDSCSEAGDTCVNSDNGTCKYVTPSGSGNCLPGSPCSLATAIGAVPSGGRIILSGGTYSLSAAVQFPSNVTVLGGHSTGSTHSAWVQNQGCSATLLSRNTSSPDFGTAGINAAYIAVNMTSRSGFTIDCIRAEVAGSSTSGGSTYAFYANNSSSYTVRNSTFVAGNAGSGAAGSGGGTGSGGSPGGNGGNGAPDNTGLASGGGGGTGAGGVAGGGGGGCGGCGGGTGSNAGGQQGSGGGGGGAGGSGNQRGGNGGNSGFANGSQSGGGGGGNGNGCSAGSDGGGGTGGVTGSNGGGGGAGSAGSHSGCLWLPGSQGGSGSAATGGRGGGGGGGGGGQGGSVCVAGRGSGGGGGGGGGGGGNPGSGGRGGGSSYGMYFCNNGANTFVTNTGRSAGLAGNGGSGGGGGSGGGGGGGGSRGNTNDGSGKDVGFGGNGGGAGSGGTGGAGGSGQAGQSSAAVVVSGTSPVFN, encoded by the coding sequence ATGATTCGTAAGACGTGGGGGGCAGCCGCGGCTGCGCTCGTCTGTTGTAGTCTGTTCTCATCGACGGCTGCGTACGCGCTCACTGCACAGCAGGGCGCATGCATCAGCCAGGTGAATCAGCGAGCGCAAGCGGTAGCCGATCAGCTCGGACAGGGCATCGAGCGCTGCTGGGCAAAGATCGCCGACGGCACGTTGAACGATCAGACGATCGCCCAGTGTCGCTCCAACGATGACACTCGCATGAAGCTGGCGACCGACGCGACGCGCGCGGCGGAGACCGGCAACTGCACCGACCCGCTTCCCGACTTCGGCTACGTCGACGCCGATACGGCCAACGGAGCCGCGGTGGGACAGGCGTTGCAGCTGAACAGCGACATGTTCGGCCGGTCGCTCGATGACGCTCTGGTTCTCGCAGCCGACGATGCCGCCGCCGCTTCCTGCCAGCAGCGCATCGCGCGCGGATGGCGCTACCTCCTCGATCGCAAGCTCGGCGAGTTCAATCGCTGCGTCGCCACGCTCATCAAGTCCGGCGGTCCCGAAGACGAGGAAGCGATGGAGGCGTGCTGGGACGTCGTCGCGACCGACGAGCGCAAGCAGACGGCCAAGAACCTGCGCCGCATCCAGAACGACCTCTCCAAGCGCTGCGCCGGCGAGAACCTGGCGGAGCTTTTCCCCGGCGTTTGCGCTGCCGCATCCGATCTCGTCGCGTGCGTGGACGAGCGCACCTCCTGCCGCGCCTGCCTGACCATGAACGAGGCCGACGGCCTCACGCGCGACTGCGACCAGTTCGACGACGGCCGCAGCAACCGCAGCTGCCAGGGCGCCGGGACGCCCATCGGCACCACCACCACGACGACCAGCACCACCAGCACCACGCTGGCCGTGTGCGGCAACGGCATTCTCGAGGGAAATGAGGAGTGCGACGGCAGCGAGTGCTGCGCCGGCGACTGCACCTTCAGCAACCCCGGCACCAGCTGCAGCGACGACGGCAACGTCTGCACCAACAACGTCTGCGATGGCCAAGGCAGCTGCATCGCGCAGAACAACGAGGCGCCCTGCAACGACCAGCTCTTCTGCAACGGCACCGACACCTGCTCCAACGGCGCCTGCACCGTCCACACCGGCGATCCGTGCACGGGCGGCGGCGAGTGCTCGGACACGTGCAATGAGGTGACCGACACCTGCAACCTGCCCCTCGGCACGGCCTGCACCGACGACGGCAATGTCTGCACCGACGACGTCTGCGACGGCAGCGGCTCGTGCTCGCATCCCAACGCCGCCAACGGCCTGTCCTGCTCGGACGGCCAGTTCTGCAACGGCGAGGAAGTCTGCACCAACGGCACCTGCGCCAGTCCCGGCAATCCATGCGCCGGCGGCGGCGAGTGCGCCGACACCTGCAACGAGGAGCTGAACACCTGCAACGAGCCGGCCGGCACGGCATGCACCGACGACGGCAACGGCTGCACCGACAACAAGTGCGACGGCAACGGCCGGTGTGCACCCATCAACAACACCGCCACCTGCGACGACGGCCTGTTCTGTACGACCGGTGACGTGTGCTTGGCCGGCCGCTGCGTCGGCCAGACCCCCACGTGCGCGGCCAACGGCGAGTGCAACAACGTCTGCAACGAACTGGCGGACAACTGCTTCCTGCCGGCCAACCTGCCGTGCAGCGATGACGGCAACGTCTGCACCAACGACGTCTGCAATGGATCGGGGTCCTGCACGCACCCCAACAACACCGCCCCCTGCAACGACGGCCAGTACTGCAACGGCGCCGACACGTGCTCGGGCGGCAGCTGCTCCGCGCATGCCGGGAATCCCTGCGCCTCCGGCGGCGAGTGCGCCGACAGCTGCAACGAGTCGACCGACAGCTGTTTCGACGCCGCCAACACGGCCTGCAGCAGCGACGGCAACGTCTGCACCAACGACGTGTGCAACGGCTCGGGCGCCTGCGTGCACAACAACAACACGGCGTCCTGCGACGACGGCCTCTACTGCAACGGCACCGACACCTGCGGCGGCGGTACCTGCAACCACAGCGGCAACCCGTGCCCCGGCGCCGACGGGGACGGCAACTGCGCCGAGACCTGCAACGAAGGCGCCGACAGCTGCACGGCACCCGACCCGGCAGGCAGCGCGTGCGCCGACGACGGCAACGTCTGCACCGACAACGTCTGCAACGGCGCCGGATCGTGCGTGGCCAACAACAACACCCGCTCCTGCGACGACGGGCTGTACTGCACGCTGGCCAGCCGCTGCAGCAACGGCACCTGCCAGGGCATGGGCGACCCGTGCGCCGGCAACGGCGAATGCGCCGACTTCTGCGACGAAACCAATAACGTCTGCGCCGACCCCGCGGGGACCGCGTGCACCGACGACGGCAACGTCTGCACCAACGACCAGTGCAACGGCTCCGGGGTCTGCGCACACCCGAACAACACCGCGCCGTGCGACGACGGCCTGTTCTGCAACGGCGCCGACACCTGCTCGGGCGGCAGCTGCAGCGTGCACGGCACCGATCCCTGCTCCACCGGCCCAGAGTGCAACAATACGTGCAACGAGGCCGGCGACAGCTGCGTGACTCCTGCCGGCACCGCCTGCAGCAGCGACGGGAACGTCTGCACGCTCGACCAGTGCAACGGCTCGGGCACCTGCGCGCATCCGGCAGGCAACGCGGGCACCGAGTGCCGTGCGGCCAGCGGAGTCTGCGACGTCGCCGAGACCTGCACCGGCTCCAGCGCAACCTGCCCCGCCGACGGCGTGAAGAGCTCGGGCACGACCAACGTGGCCACCGGCGGCACCGCCTCGCAGTCGAGCACCGACGCCGGCGGCGTGGCCTCCCGCGCGATCGACGGCAACACCAGCGGCCAGTGGGGAGACGGCTCCACGACCCACACCGCGTCCTCCCTGCAGCCGTGGTGGCAGGTCGACCTCGGCTCCTCGCGCGGCATCGACGACGTCGTGGTGTGGAACCGCACCGACTGCTGCGGCACGCGCCTGCACGACTTCTACGTCTTCGTCAGCGACAGCGCGTTCGCCTCGAATGACGTGGCGACGACCATCGGTCAGGCCGGAGTGAGCGCGTTCTTCTTCCGAGGCACGCTCTCGGGCGCTTCGGCGACGATCCCGGTCGGCCGCAGCGGCCGCTACGTGCGCATCCAGATCAGCGGCTCGAACAGCGGCGAGGTCCTGTCGCTGGCCGAGGTGCAGATCTTCGCGGGCAACCTGTGCCGCGCCGGCGAAGGCGAGTGCGCCATCCCCGAGTTCTGCGACGGCAGCGCCAAGACCTGCCCGACCGACACGACGGTCGCCAGCGGAACCACCTGCAACAGCGACGGCAACGAGTGCACGATCGACCAGTGCAACGGCTCGGGCACGTGCAATCACAACGCCAACACCGGCGCGACCTGCACCGATGACGGCAACGGCTGCACCAACGACGTCTGCAGCAGCGGCGGCGTCTGCACGCATCCGAACAACACGGCGCCGTGCAACGACGGCCTGTTCTGCAACGGCACCGACACCTGCTCCGGCGGCGGCTGCAACGCGCACAGCGGCAACCCGTGCAACGGTGGCCAGTGCGGCGATCTCTGCCAGGAGTCCATCGACAGCTGCAACGATCCCGCCGGCACCGGCTGCGACGACGGGCTGTTCTGCAACATCAACGAGACCTGCAACGGCAGCGGGTCCTGCAGCGGCGGCAGCGCACGCAACTGCGACGACGGCAACCCGTGCACGAGCGACAGCTGCAGCGAAGCGGGCGATACCTGCGTCAATTCCGACAACGGCACCTGCAAGTACGTCACGCCGTCCGGCAGCGGCAACTGTTTGCCGGGCTCGCCGTGCTCGCTGGCTACGGCCATCGGTGCGGTACCGAGCGGCGGCAGGATCATCCTGTCGGGCGGAACCTATTCGCTCAGCGCAGCCGTGCAGTTCCCGAGCAACGTGACGGTGCTTGGCGGCCACAGCACCGGATCGACGCACTCGGCCTGGGTGCAGAACCAGGGCTGCAGCGCCACGTTGCTCAGCCGCAACACGTCATCGCCCGATTTCGGCACGGCCGGTATCAATGCGGCGTACATCGCCGTGAACATGACCAGCCGTAGCGGGTTCACGATCGACTGCATCCGGGCCGAGGTAGCCGGCTCGAGCACTTCGGGCGGCTCGACCTACGCCTTCTACGCCAACAACTCGTCGAGCTACACGGTTCGCAACTCCACGTTCGTGGCCGGCAATGCCGGCAGCGGCGCGGCGGGCAGCGGCGGTGGAACCGGCAGCGGCGGCAGCCCCGGCGGCAACGGCGGCAACGGCGCGCCGGACAATACAGGCTTGGCCAGCGGCGGCGGCGGCGGCACGGGCGCTGGCGGTGTTGCGGGCGGCGGCGGCGGCGGCTGCGGCGGCTGCGGCGGCGGCACCGGCAGCAACGCCGGCGGGCAGCAGGGTTCGGGCGGCGGCGGCGGCGGCGCCGGCGGCAGCGGCAACCAGCGCGGCGGTAACGGCGGCAACAGCGGCTTCGCCAATGGCAGCCAGAGCGGCGGCGGCGGCGGCGGCAACGGCAACGGGTGCAGCGCCGGCAGCGACGGCGGCGGCGGCACCGGCGGCGTCACCGGCAGCAACGGCGGCGGTGGCGGCGCGGGCAGCGCCGGCAGCCACTCCGGATGTCTGTGGCTGCCTGGCAGCCAGGGCGGCAGCGGCAGCGCAGCCACCGGTGGTCGCGGCGGCGGCGGCGGCGGCGGCGGCGGCGGCCAGGGCGGCTCGGTCTGCGTGGCCGGTCGCGGCAGCGGCGGCGGCGGCGGCGGCGGCGGCGGCGGCGGCGGCAACCCCGGCAGCGGCGGTCGCGGCGGCGGCTCGTCCTACGGCATGTACTTCTGCAACAACGGCGCGAACACGTTCGTGACCAACACCGGCCGCAGTGCCGGTCTGGCTGGCAACGGCGGCTCCGGCGGCGGCGGCGGCTCCGGCGGCGGCGGCGGCGGCGGCGGCAGCCGTGGCAACACCAACGACGGCTCCGGCAAGGACGTCGGCTTCGGCGGCAACGGCGGCGGTGCCGGCAGCGGCGGCACGGGCGGCGCAGGCGGCTCGGGCCAGGCGGGCCAGTCGTCCGCGGCCGTGGTGGTCAGCGGCACGAGCCCCGTGTTCAACTGA
- a CDS encoding SRPBCC family protein: MDTATQRQLLQRAFRLLDADATDMAEAPYVNAVATYVDAEAARRERESLFAREPLLVAFSSELAAPGSYLERSEGPVPILLTRSQAGAVSAFVNVCRHRGARVVEGAGAASRFTCPYHGWTYDGGGRLCAMPYGEGFRGIDRATLSLRALPVQERYGMIFVRSGGDERFDLDAQLGGAQRELAAFDLAAHVPFARSSVPVAMNWKLAVDTFLEAYHLPALHRQSLSPMILSVPSLWDAFGRGGRMVALRRSFLELRGLPEEQWRLIPHATILYQLFPNTVLIYQGDHAELVQAWPGATPDTCTVTFALLTPGPAGDEKTRRYFQSNFDLLVRTVCDEDFATGEKAQRAFCAGALESVIYGRNEPALAHFHRMVHSVLRDHAA; the protein is encoded by the coding sequence ATGGACACCGCCACGCAGCGACAGCTTCTGCAGCGTGCGTTCCGTCTGCTCGACGCCGACGCGACCGACATGGCCGAGGCTCCCTACGTCAACGCCGTCGCCACCTACGTCGATGCCGAGGCTGCGCGGCGCGAGCGCGAGAGCCTCTTCGCGCGCGAACCGCTGCTGGTGGCATTCAGCTCGGAGCTGGCCGCTCCGGGCAGCTATCTGGAGCGCAGCGAGGGGCCGGTGCCGATCCTGCTGACGCGCTCGCAGGCGGGAGCGGTGAGTGCGTTCGTCAACGTGTGCCGCCACCGCGGCGCACGCGTCGTCGAAGGAGCCGGCGCAGCCTCGCGCTTCACGTGCCCCTATCACGGCTGGACCTACGACGGCGGCGGACGGCTCTGCGCGATGCCGTACGGCGAGGGCTTTCGCGGCATCGATCGCGCCACGCTGTCGCTGCGCGCGCTGCCGGTGCAGGAACGCTACGGCATGATCTTCGTGCGAAGCGGCGGCGACGAGCGCTTCGACCTCGACGCGCAGCTCGGCGGCGCGCAGAGGGAGCTGGCCGCGTTCGATCTTGCGGCGCACGTGCCGTTCGCACGCTCGAGCGTGCCGGTGGCGATGAACTGGAAGCTTGCCGTCGACACGTTCCTGGAGGCGTACCATCTGCCGGCGCTGCACCGGCAGTCGCTCAGCCCGATGATCCTGTCGGTGCCCTCGCTGTGGGACGCATTCGGTCGCGGCGGCAGGATGGTGGCGCTGCGACGCTCGTTCCTCGAGCTGCGCGGCCTGCCCGAGGAGCAGTGGCGGCTGATCCCGCACGCCACGATCCTGTACCAGCTCTTCCCCAACACGGTGCTGATCTATCAGGGCGACCACGCCGAGCTGGTCCAGGCATGGCCGGGCGCGACGCCGGACACCTGCACGGTGACGTTCGCGCTGCTCACGCCCGGGCCGGCAGGGGATGAGAAGACGCGCCGCTACTTCCAGTCCAACTTCGACCTGCTGGTGCGCACCGTCTGCGACGAGGACTTCGCCACCGGCGAGAAGGCGCAGCGGGCGTTCTGCGCCGGCGCGCTCGAAAGCGTCATCTACGGGCGCAACGAGCCAGCACTGGCTCACTTCCATCGTATGGTGCACTCGGTCCTGCGCGACCACGCCGCATGA
- a CDS encoding HTTM domain-containing protein: protein MILARVFSIDARGLAVLRMAVAVIGLLDLALRLPDLADHFTDRGTLTRTDALQWFRGYHDWTISLHLIGGSLWSQIALFSLHAAALLALLLGWRTRAASVVAWLMVLSLTVRNPYLSYGGDILLRSLLFWLMLVPAGRAWSLDARAGDATHRACSTIACAGLLLQVWLVLFMAGLPKLGTDVWQQGLGLAYALDQEETTRPLGWIVRDFPALTRAMSHATLVVELGVSSLLWLPVPAIRFVAIAVWWALLLGITATIDVHLLPALTAAGMVVFVPPSAWDVVERRLPSFAGGSATGAPQQARPAVDAAPARTAGEWATQAVAAFAMVYLVIWNIGLWRSGEAYEPPAAVAWFGRAAMMRQSWGMFSDFTRTGWFTAPGTLADGRRVDLLAAGGPVPALEDALAAAETQGRPADVRSRYRDTHWLALFKILRQFSHQDGHFLHYGRYLCREWNRGRPGPEQLLGFEIVFVGRDVGAHLQRRPVMADYERTLLWTHDCFQ from the coding sequence TTGATCCTGGCCAGGGTCTTTTCGATCGACGCGCGCGGCCTGGCGGTCCTGCGAATGGCCGTCGCCGTCATCGGGCTGCTGGACCTGGCTCTTCGTCTTCCCGATCTCGCCGACCATTTCACCGACCGCGGCACGCTGACGCGCACCGACGCGCTGCAGTGGTTTCGCGGGTACCACGATTGGACCATTTCGCTGCATCTAATCGGCGGCTCGCTGTGGAGCCAGATCGCCCTGTTCTCGCTTCACGCGGCCGCGCTCCTGGCGCTGCTGCTCGGCTGGCGGACGCGGGCAGCCTCCGTGGTGGCCTGGCTGATGGTGCTGTCGCTGACGGTGCGCAATCCGTACCTCTCCTACGGCGGCGACATCCTTCTGCGATCGCTCCTGTTCTGGCTCATGCTCGTGCCGGCGGGCAGGGCGTGGTCGCTGGATGCCCGCGCCGGCGATGCCACGCACCGTGCCTGCTCGACCATCGCGTGCGCCGGACTGCTGCTTCAGGTCTGGCTGGTCCTGTTCATGGCCGGGCTGCCCAAGCTCGGCACCGACGTCTGGCAGCAGGGGCTGGGTCTGGCCTACGCGCTGGACCAGGAGGAGACGACGCGGCCGCTCGGCTGGATCGTGCGGGACTTTCCCGCGCTGACGCGCGCGATGTCGCATGCCACGCTCGTGGTCGAGCTCGGCGTCAGCAGCCTCCTGTGGCTGCCCGTGCCGGCGATTCGATTCGTGGCGATCGCGGTGTGGTGGGCGCTGCTGCTCGGCATCACCGCCACCATCGACGTGCATCTGCTCCCCGCGCTGACGGCCGCCGGCATGGTGGTGTTCGTGCCGCCGAGCGCTTGGGACGTCGTGGAGCGCAGGCTGCCGTCGTTCGCTGGCGGCAGCGCAACGGGCGCGCCCCAGCAGGCGAGGCCTGCGGTTGATGCTGCGCCGGCTCGCACGGCCGGCGAGTGGGCAACCCAAGCGGTAGCCGCCTTCGCCATGGTCTACCTCGTCATCTGGAACATCGGTCTGTGGCGCAGCGGCGAGGCCTACGAGCCGCCCGCCGCCGTCGCATGGTTCGGGCGCGCCGCGATGATGCGCCAGTCCTGGGGGATGTTCTCCGACTTCACGCGCACCGGATGGTTCACCGCCCCCGGCACGCTCGCCGACGGACGCAGGGTGGACCTGCTGGCGGCAGGCGGGCCCGTGCCGGCGTTGGAAGACGCGCTTGCCGCCGCGGAGACTCAGGGCCGCCCCGCCGACGTACGCAGCCGTTATCGCGACACGCACTGGCTGGCGCTGTTCAAGATCCTTCGCCAGTTCTCGCACCAGGACGGCCATTTCCTGCACTACGGCCGCTACCTGTGCCGCGAATGGAATCGCGGCCGGCCGGGACCGGAACAGCTGCTCGGATTCGAAATCGTGTTCGTGGGCCGGGACGTGGGCGCGCATCTGCAGCGGCGGCCGGTGATGGCGGACTACGAGCGTACGCTGCTGTGGACGCACGATTGCTTCCAGTGA
- a CDS encoding HTTM domain-containing protein, whose translation MKELLLRMFGLDLRSLAALRIGLALVALCDLVVRARDLSVHYTDYGTLARHDVLAWFDGRHELAVSLHLYGGNAASQLVLFAVHAAALLAMLAGWHTRIATGVCWLLALSLHLRNPFLVYGADVLMRLLMLWGILLPLGARWSLDAAAAAQPREEKRCMSIAAIGLQLQVALVLFIAGAAKLATPFWLRGEGLATALDHEFHTRPLGHWLQRQPSLVRLLSHGVLALEAGGALAMFAPWWRIRVAVLVALWAMLAGIFVTMRVGFFPAATAVALLPLVPGAFWDRLEQRLRGSTRLSMLRERWQAAVVPRLRRTQARGVDGAGGARSIAGGAARVAGEIFAAWLIVYTAAWNIGFWYDRDYEPPRGLAELGSVLFLWQQWGMFTDIAATGWFVIPGDLADGTTIDLLANGGRLPSLEQARARPLTYEKPQRIADRLPNIHWQAMFATMMLVPDEAGPFQYYARYLCREWNRTHSGGQSLRSLRILHMTRPTQAQPADHPASEYERRVLWTHDCFG comes from the coding sequence GTGAAGGAGCTCCTCCTCAGGATGTTCGGTCTCGACCTGCGCTCGCTGGCGGCGCTGCGCATCGGTCTTGCGCTGGTGGCGCTGTGTGATCTTGTCGTGCGCGCGCGCGACCTGTCCGTGCACTACACCGACTACGGCACGCTGGCGCGGCACGACGTGCTGGCGTGGTTCGACGGCCGTCACGAGCTGGCGGTGTCGCTGCATCTGTACGGCGGCAACGCCGCGTCTCAGCTGGTCCTGTTCGCCGTTCACGCGGCGGCGCTGCTAGCGATGCTGGCCGGCTGGCACACGCGCATCGCCACCGGCGTTTGCTGGCTGCTCGCGCTGTCGCTGCACCTGCGCAATCCCTTCCTCGTCTACGGCGCCGACGTACTCATGCGCCTGCTGATGCTGTGGGGGATCCTGCTTCCGCTCGGCGCGCGCTGGTCGCTGGATGCGGCGGCTGCGGCCCAGCCGAGGGAAGAGAAGCGCTGCATGAGCATCGCCGCCATCGGGCTGCAGCTGCAGGTCGCGCTCGTGCTCTTCATTGCAGGAGCCGCCAAGCTGGCCACGCCGTTCTGGCTGCGCGGCGAGGGCCTGGCCACCGCGCTCGACCACGAGTTCCACACGCGTCCGCTCGGGCACTGGCTGCAGCGCCAGCCGTCCCTTGTCCGTCTGCTCAGCCACGGCGTGCTGGCGCTGGAGGCGGGCGGCGCCTTGGCGATGTTCGCTCCGTGGTGGCGGATCCGTGTGGCCGTCCTCGTCGCATTGTGGGCGATGCTGGCCGGCATCTTCGTGACCATGCGCGTGGGCTTCTTTCCAGCGGCCACGGCGGTGGCGCTGCTGCCGCTGGTGCCCGGGGCGTTCTGGGACCGCCTCGAGCAGCGGCTGCGGGGCTCGACGCGGCTGTCGATGCTGCGCGAGCGCTGGCAGGCGGCAGTGGTGCCGCGGCTGCGACGGACGCAGGCGCGCGGCGTCGATGGCGCCGGCGGCGCGCGCAGCATCGCAGGGGGCGCCGCGCGGGTTGCCGGCGAGATCTTCGCTGCATGGCTGATCGTGTACACCGCCGCGTGGAACATCGGCTTCTGGTACGACCGCGACTACGAGCCTCCACGTGGTCTGGCCGAGCTCGGGTCGGTGCTGTTCCTGTGGCAGCAGTGGGGAATGTTCACGGACATCGCCGCCACCGGCTGGTTCGTCATCCCCGGGGACCTGGCCGACGGCACCACCATCGACCTGCTCGCCAACGGCGGGAGGCTTCCCTCGCTCGAACAGGCGCGGGCGCGGCCGCTCACGTACGAGAAGCCGCAGCGCATCGCCGATCGCCTTCCCAACATCCACTGGCAGGCCATGTTCGCCACGATGATGCTGGTGCCCGATGAGGCAGGGCCGTTCCAGTACTACGCGCGCTACCTGTGCCGCGAGTGGAATCGCACGCACTCCGGCGGGCAGTCGCTGCGCTCGCTGCGCATCCTGCACATGACGCGGCCGACGCAGGCGCAGCCGGCCGATCATCCAGCCAGCGAGTACGAGCGGCGCGTATTGTGGACGCACGACTGTTTTGGCTAA
- a CDS encoding DegT/DnrJ/EryC1/StrS aminotransferase family protein, producing the protein MKPPSVRHQVVDVPAIAGGRPVRESMLPFVRVIVDAQAEAAVTAVLRSGWISQGPVTERFEAAMAAYIGAPHAVAVSSCTAALHLLLRAAGVGPGDDVIVPAMTFPATANAVLHAGARPVLADVDRCTLALTPQTVAAAMTEHTRAVIAVHFAGEPCDVGSLAQAAGSRPLTMLEDAAHAIGASLDGAAAGCLGDGAAFSFYATKNLTTGDGGMAATRHEDWAARMRVERLHGIDVDASRRAGASYTHWEAITLGFKYNMTDIEAALGLAQVAHIDAAIERRRVLERRYRDALAGCDAVELLAGREGARGSAHLFVIRIVPRALRIDRDGVLKAMLAENIGVGVHFRALPAHRFFRAQGLLAEQAPVAMESSERVLSLPLDAALTEQEQDDVIAALLRILGYYRA; encoded by the coding sequence ATGAAACCTCCCAGCGTTCGTCATCAGGTGGTCGACGTACCGGCCATCGCCGGCGGGCGGCCGGTTCGCGAGTCGATGCTGCCGTTCGTCCGCGTGATCGTCGACGCGCAGGCCGAAGCCGCCGTGACCGCGGTGCTGCGATCGGGCTGGATCTCCCAAGGCCCCGTCACCGAACGTTTCGAGGCGGCCATGGCCGCCTACATCGGCGCGCCGCACGCCGTTGCCGTCTCCTCGTGCACGGCCGCCCTTCACCTGCTGCTGCGCGCGGCCGGCGTCGGCCCCGGCGACGACGTCATCGTGCCGGCCATGACGTTCCCTGCAACCGCCAATGCCGTTCTGCACGCCGGCGCGCGCCCCGTTCTCGCCGACGTCGATCGCTGCACGCTGGCGCTGACGCCGCAGACGGTCGCAGCCGCGATGACCGAGCACACACGCGCCGTTATCGCAGTGCACTTTGCCGGCGAGCCTTGTGATGTCGGCTCGCTGGCGCAGGCGGCCGGCAGCAGGCCGCTGACGATGCTCGAGGACGCCGCGCATGCCATCGGCGCCAGCCTCGACGGCGCAGCGGCCGGCTGTCTCGGCGACGGCGCCGCATTCAGTTTCTACGCCACCAAGAACCTGACCACGGGCGATGGCGGCATGGCAGCGACGCGCCACGAGGACTGGGCCGCGCGCATGCGCGTGGAGCGCCTGCACGGTATCGACGTCGACGCGAGCCGACGCGCAGGCGCGAGTTATACGCACTGGGAAGCGATCACCCTCGGCTTCAAATACAACATGACCGACATCGAAGCGGCACTCGGGCTGGCGCAGGTCGCGCACATCGACGCCGCCATCGAGCGGCGCCGCGTTCTGGAGCGGCGCTACCGCGATGCGCTCGCCGGTTGCGATGCCGTCGAGCTGCTGGCCGGGCGCGAGGGCGCGCGCGGATCGGCGCACCTGTTCGTCATCCGCATCGTGCCGCGGGCGCTGCGCATCGACCGCGACGGCGTGCTCAAGGCCATGCTCGCCGAGAACATCGGCGTGGGTGTGCACTTCCGGGCACTGCCCGCGCACCGCTTCTTCCGCGCGCAGGGACTCCTTGCCGAGCAGGCGCCCGTGGCGATGGAGTCGTCCGAGCGCGTGCTGTCGCTGCCGCTGGATGCGGCGCTCACCGAGCAGGAGCAGGACGACGTGATCGCCGCCCTGCTGCGCATTCTCGGATACTACCGCGCGTGA